A window of Rhododendron vialii isolate Sample 1 chromosome 11a, ASM3025357v1 contains these coding sequences:
- the LOC131308689 gene encoding uncharacterized protein LOC131308689, whose protein sequence is MGSEGPPTVTVHVTGFKKFHGVSENPTETTVTNLKEYMKKKGIPKGMIIGSCNILDTAGQGAVGPLYQMLQSSLGKNDLESSNSGRVIWVHFGVNSGATRFAIETQAVNEATFRCPDEMGWKPQKVAIVPADGGISRKRETSLPVQEITKTLAKMGYDVMASDDAGRFVCNYVYYHSLRFAEQNGIASLFVHVPLFLAINEETQMQFAASLLEVLASVN, encoded by the exons ATGGGATCTGAAGGGCCTCCCACGGTTACAGTCCATGTGACTGGTTTTAAGAAGTTCCATGGAGTTTCAGAAAATCCAACTGAGACGACTGTTACTAATCTAAAAGAGTATATGAAGAAAAAGGGTATTCCCAAAGGGATGATAATCGGAAGTTGCAACATTCTTGATACTGCAGGACAAGGAGCAGTCGGCCCATTGTATCAGATGTTGCAGTCTTCTTTGGGCAAGAATGATTTGGAATCATCAAATTCGGGAAGAGTTATTTGG GTACACTTTGGAGTTAACAGCGGAGCAACAAGGTTTGCTATTGAGACTCAAGCAGTCAACGAGGCTACTTTTCGTTGTCCAGATGAGATGGGATGGAAACCTCAG AAAGTCGCTATTGTCCCCGCAGATGGTGGAATCTCCCGAAAAAGAGAG ACTAGTCTTCCTGTTCAGGAAATTACAAAGACCTTAGCAAAGATGGGTTATGATGTGATGGCCTCTGACGATGCTGGCCGTTTTGTTTGCAACTATGTGTATTACCATTCGCTCCGATTTGCAGAGCAAAATGGAATCGCATCACTCTTTGTACATGTTCCCCTCTTCTTAGCAATAAATGAGGAGACCCAAATGCAATTTGCCGCTTCGTTGTTGGAGGTACTTGCGTCTGTCAACTAG